The sequence below is a genomic window from Arthrobacter sp. U41.
TTCGTGGTTCATTCGGTTTGCGCGGCCGGGGCCGCGGGCAGGAACTGGCTGGCGCCGGGGGCAGTTCCTCGACAGCCAGATCGAGAGCGTCCGCCGCCTGGTCGACGCCGGCCCCAGGTGGCCCGTGACGTCGGCATGTCCCGGGCGACTTGTACCGGCGCGTTGGCGGGCCTCGACGCCCGGCAATGTCACCTCAAGACTCAGTGAGGCAGACCGGTAGAAGTGCGCTGCGTATTGCTCACTCCGGCAGGCATTGACACTCGTTCTTGCCCGGGCGTGTACTTGAATCGGCTTCTGTTTGAACAGGAGCCCAGCCTGGGGCGGCCCGCCCTTCCGTGAGGCAGCCCGTAGACGGAGGTCGAGAAAATGGGACAGGCACGCGAGGTCATGGACCGCTTAACCATGGCCATGACGGCGAAGGATATAGAGACGCAGGCGGCGTGTTACGCCGCGAATGCGGTGGCTGTTACTCCCGATCAGGGCGAGATTGTCGGGCCGGAAGCCATTAGCAACTACTTGTCGCAATTTGGGGAATCGTTCCCTGACGTTGGCTATGAGTATGTGCAGAAGTATGAGGCTGGAAATGTGGCGATTGATGATGGC
It includes:
- a CDS encoding ester cyclase codes for the protein MGQAREVMDRLTMAMTAKDIETQAACYAANAVAVTPDQGEIVGPEAISNYLSQFGESFPDVGYEYVQKYEAGNVAIDDGFVTGTNTGPLALPSGESLPPTGKSIRVRSCDIAHVEDGLITQHKFYFDQMEFLGQLGLLPESLSKPGA